The following are from one region of the Streptomyces fradiae genome:
- the radA gene encoding DNA repair protein RadA: MAARTKTAKDRPSYRCTECGWQTAKWLGRCPECQAWGTVEEYGAPAVRTTAAGRVSSAALPIAQVDGRQATARGTGVDELDRVLGGGLVPGAVVLIAGEPGVGKSTLLLDVAAKAASDEHRTLYVTGEESASQVRLRADRIHALSDHLYLAAETDLSAVLAHLDEVKPSLLILDSVQTVASPEIDGAPGGMAQVREVAGALIRASKERGMSTLLVGHVTKDGAIAGPRLLEHLVDVVLHFEGDRHARLRLVRGVKNRYGATDEVGCFELHDEGITGLADPSGLFLTRRDVAVPGTCLTVTLEGRRPLVAEVQALTVDSQIPSPRRTTSGLETSRVSMMLAVLEQRGRISALGKRDIYSATVGGVKLSEPAADLAIALALASAASDTPLPKNLVAIGEVGLAGEVRRVTGVQRRLAEAHRLGFTHALVPADPGKVPPGMKVTEVADMGDALRVLPRGRRPRAEAEERA; the protein is encoded by the coding sequence ATGGCTGCTCGTACCAAAACCGCCAAGGACAGGCCGTCCTACCGCTGCACCGAGTGCGGCTGGCAGACCGCGAAGTGGCTCGGCCGCTGCCCCGAGTGCCAGGCCTGGGGCACCGTCGAGGAGTACGGCGCGCCCGCCGTGCGGACCACCGCCGCCGGGCGGGTGTCGAGCGCCGCGCTGCCCATCGCGCAGGTCGACGGGCGGCAGGCGACCGCCCGCGGCACGGGCGTCGACGAGCTGGACCGGGTGCTCGGCGGCGGGCTCGTGCCCGGCGCGGTGGTGCTGATCGCGGGCGAGCCGGGCGTCGGCAAGTCGACGCTGCTGCTCGACGTCGCGGCGAAGGCCGCGAGCGACGAGCACCGCACCCTCTACGTGACGGGCGAGGAGTCCGCGAGCCAGGTCCGGCTGCGCGCCGACCGGATCCACGCGCTCAGCGACCATCTCTATCTGGCGGCCGAGACTGACCTGTCCGCCGTTCTCGCGCACCTGGACGAGGTGAAGCCCTCGCTGCTGATCCTGGACTCGGTGCAGACCGTGGCCTCGCCGGAGATCGACGGCGCGCCGGGCGGCATGGCGCAGGTCCGCGAGGTGGCGGGCGCGCTGATCCGGGCCTCCAAGGAGCGGGGCATGTCGACCCTCCTCGTCGGCCATGTGACGAAGGACGGCGCGATCGCCGGTCCGCGGCTCCTGGAGCACCTGGTCGACGTGGTGCTGCACTTCGAGGGCGACCGGCACGCGCGCCTGCGCCTGGTCCGGGGCGTGAAGAACCGGTACGGGGCGACGGACGAGGTCGGCTGCTTCGAGCTGCACGACGAGGGCATCACCGGGCTCGCCGACCCGTCCGGGCTGTTCCTGACCCGGCGCGACGTGGCCGTGCCCGGCACCTGCCTCACCGTGACCCTGGAGGGCCGCCGGCCGCTGGTGGCCGAGGTGCAGGCGCTGACGGTGGACTCGCAGATCCCCTCACCGCGCCGGACCACCTCGGGTCTGGAGACCTCCCGGGTGTCGATGATGCTGGCCGTCCTGGAGCAGCGCGGCCGGATCAGCGCGCTCGGCAAGCGGGACATCTACAGCGCGACGGTGGGCGGCGTGAAGCTGTCCGAGCCGGCCGCCGACCTGGCCATCGCGCTGGCGCTGGCGTCCGCCGCGAGCGACACCCCGCTGCCGAAGAACCTGGTCGCGATCGGCGAGGTCGGCCTCGCGGGCGAGGTGCGCCGGGTGACCGGTGTGCAGCGGCGGCTCGCGGAGGCGCACCGGCTCGGTTTCACCCACGCGCTCGTGCCGGCCGACCCGGGGAAGGTGCCGCCGGGCATGAAGGTGACCGAGGTCGCGGACATGGGCGACGCGCTGCGGGTGCTGCCGCGCGGCCGGCGCCCGCGCGCCGAGGCGGAGGAGCGCGCCTAG
- a CDS encoding M23 family metallopeptidase yields MSKRVMKPSIRTTAVALAAAGLGASLVAGAGSAFAAEGKAAVASTTNVAASAAVAQQAATQAKVAAQAKAAQLKAAQVKAAVAKAKAAKTVKPAAAKKAASWVKPVSSYTLSASYNQGGAMWAHKHSGQDFAVPTGTSVKAAGAGTVVKAGPNGGGDGPAYGNAIVVKHANGTYSQYAHLSKIKVHIGQKVAAGQQIALSGNTGNSSGPHLHFEIRTTPNYGSAVNPAAFLRTHGVTI; encoded by the coding sequence ATGTCGAAGCGCGTCATGAAGCCCAGCATCCGTACCACCGCCGTCGCCCTCGCCGCCGCGGGTCTGGGAGCGTCGCTGGTGGCCGGAGCCGGCTCCGCGTTCGCCGCCGAGGGCAAGGCCGCCGTCGCGTCCACCACCAACGTCGCCGCGTCCGCCGCCGTCGCCCAGCAGGCCGCCACCCAGGCCAAGGTCGCCGCGCAGGCGAAGGCCGCGCAGCTGAAGGCGGCGCAGGTCAAGGCCGCCGTCGCCAAGGCGAAGGCCGCGAAGACCGTCAAGCCCGCCGCCGCCAAGAAGGCCGCGTCCTGGGTCAAGCCGGTCAGCTCCTACACCCTGTCCGCCAGCTACAACCAGGGCGGCGCCATGTGGGCCCACAAGCACTCCGGCCAGGACTTCGCCGTCCCGACCGGCACCTCGGTCAAGGCCGCCGGCGCCGGCACCGTCGTGAAGGCCGGCCCGAACGGCGGCGGCGACGGTCCCGCGTACGGCAACGCGATCGTCGTGAAGCACGCCAACGGCACGTACTCGCAGTACGCCCACCTGTCGAAGATCAAGGTGCACATCGGCCAGAAGGTCGCCGCCGGCCAGCAGATCGCCCTCTCGGGCAACACCGGCAACTCCTCCGGCCCGCACCTTCACTTCGAGATCCGCACCACGCCTAACTACGGCTCCGCCGTGAACCCGGCCGCCTTCCTGCGGACCCACGGCGTCACCATCTGA
- a CDS encoding TetR/AcrR family transcriptional regulator, which produces MAQARGNTRQRIQDVALELFAEQGYEKTSLREIAERLDVTKAALYYHFKTKEDIIIGIFQDLARPIDELVAWAAEQPRTLETKKEILRRYHSALTDAAPLFRFMHENQATVRDLSIGLTFKERFVALNEFIQDPAAPIKDKVRAVSAIFALHAGTFFMQNIEGDPEEKQEAVLEVALDLIEQAEQAKQAKQA; this is translated from the coding sequence ATGGCCCAGGCCCGAGGCAACACCCGCCAGCGCATCCAGGACGTGGCTCTCGAACTCTTCGCCGAGCAGGGCTACGAGAAGACCTCGCTGCGCGAGATCGCCGAGCGTCTGGACGTCACGAAGGCGGCGCTGTACTACCACTTCAAGACCAAGGAAGACATCATCATCGGGATCTTCCAGGACCTGGCGCGACCGATCGACGAGCTCGTCGCCTGGGCAGCCGAGCAGCCGCGCACCCTGGAGACCAAGAAGGAGATCCTGCGCCGCTACCACAGCGCCCTGACCGATGCGGCGCCGCTGTTCCGCTTCATGCACGAGAACCAGGCGACCGTGCGCGACCTCAGCATCGGGCTCACCTTCAAGGAGCGCTTCGTCGCGCTCAACGAGTTCATCCAGGACCCCGCGGCCCCGATCAAGGACAAGGTGCGCGCCGTGAGCGCGATCTTCGCGCTGCACGCCGGGACGTTCTTCATGCAGAACATCGAGGGCGACCCCGAGGAGAAGCAGGAAGCCGTCCTCGAGGTCGCCCTCGATCTGATCGAGCAGGCCGAGCAGGCCAAGCAGGCCAAGCAGGCCTGA
- the cseB gene encoding two-component system response regulator CseB, whose protein sequence is MAETHVLFVEDDDVIREATQLALERDGFTVTAMPDGLSGLEAFRAHRPDIALLDVMLPGMDGVSLCRRIRDESTVPVIMLSARADSIDVVLGLEAGADDYVTKPFDGSVLMARIRAVLRRFGHAGGNGGDAEAAGAECGVLVFGDLEVDTEGMEVRRAGAPVALTPTEMRLLLEFSSAPGTVLSRDKLLERVWDYGWGGDTRVVDVHVQRLRTKIGQDRIETVRGFGYKLKG, encoded by the coding sequence ATGGCCGAGACCCATGTCCTGTTCGTCGAGGACGACGACGTCATCCGTGAGGCCACCCAGCTCGCCCTGGAGCGGGACGGCTTCACGGTGACGGCCATGCCCGACGGGCTGTCCGGCCTGGAGGCCTTCCGCGCGCACCGGCCCGACATCGCGCTCCTGGACGTGATGCTGCCCGGCATGGACGGCGTGAGCCTGTGCCGGCGCATCCGCGACGAGTCGACCGTGCCGGTGATCATGCTGTCGGCGCGGGCCGACTCCATCGACGTCGTCCTCGGCCTGGAGGCCGGCGCCGACGACTACGTCACCAAGCCCTTCGACGGCTCGGTGCTCATGGCCCGGATCCGCGCCGTGCTGCGCCGCTTCGGCCACGCGGGCGGGAACGGCGGCGACGCGGAGGCGGCCGGCGCCGAGTGCGGGGTCCTGGTCTTCGGCGACCTGGAGGTCGACACCGAGGGCATGGAGGTGCGCCGGGCCGGCGCACCGGTCGCCCTCACGCCCACCGAGATGCGGCTGCTGCTCGAGTTCTCGTCGGCGCCCGGCACCGTACTGTCCCGGGACAAGCTCCTGGAGCGGGTCTGGGACTACGGCTGGGGCGGCGACACCCGGGTCGTCGACGTCCATGTGCAGCGGCTGCGCACCAAGATCGGCCAGGACCGGATCGAGACGGTCCGCGGCTTCGGCTACAAGCTCAAGGGATGA
- a CDS encoding A/G-specific adenine glycosylase, whose protein sequence is MTSIDASASRASASSAAPRAAAPAAAPSAPHDAPRGASHDAPSAAGYEGSPAALHGPVLAWFDRHARDLPWRRPEAGAWGVMVSEFMLQQTPVVRVLPVYEQWLARWPRPADLAAEAPGEAVRAWGRLGYPRRALRLHAAAVAIKERHGGDVPSDHAQLLALPGIGEYTAAAVASFAYGQRHAVLDTNVRRVFARAASGVQYPPNATTAAERRLARALLPADEATAARWAAASMELGALVCTAKNEECGRCPVAEVCAWRLAGKPAHDGPPRRGQTYAGTDRQVRGKLLAVLREAVDPVPQAALDAVWDEPVQRARALDGLVADGLVEPLEGGRYRLPLG, encoded by the coding sequence ATGACTTCCATCGACGCCTCCGCATCCCGCGCCTCCGCCTCCAGCGCCGCTCCCCGCGCCGCCGCACCCGCCGCCGCGCCCTCCGCTCCACACGACGCTCCCCGCGGTGCTTCCCACGACGCCCCGTCCGCCGCCGGGTACGAGGGGTCGCCCGCCGCGCTGCACGGGCCCGTCCTCGCTTGGTTCGACCGGCACGCCCGCGATCTGCCGTGGCGCCGCCCCGAGGCCGGGGCGTGGGGCGTGATGGTCAGCGAGTTCATGCTCCAGCAGACGCCGGTGGTGCGGGTGCTTCCGGTGTACGAGCAGTGGCTGGCGCGCTGGCCGCGCCCGGCCGACCTGGCCGCCGAGGCGCCGGGCGAGGCGGTCCGCGCCTGGGGCCGGCTCGGCTATCCACGCCGGGCGCTGCGGCTGCACGCGGCGGCGGTGGCCATAAAGGAGCGGCACGGCGGGGACGTACCGAGCGATCACGCGCAGCTGCTCGCGCTGCCGGGGATCGGCGAGTACACGGCCGCGGCGGTGGCCTCCTTCGCGTACGGGCAGCGGCACGCGGTGCTCGACACGAACGTGCGACGGGTGTTCGCGCGGGCGGCGAGCGGGGTGCAGTACCCGCCGAACGCGACCACGGCCGCCGAGCGCCGGCTCGCCCGGGCGCTGCTGCCCGCGGACGAGGCGACGGCCGCCCGGTGGGCGGCGGCCTCCATGGAGCTGGGCGCCCTGGTGTGCACGGCGAAGAACGAGGAGTGCGGGCGCTGTCCGGTGGCGGAGGTGTGCGCCTGGCGGCTCGCGGGCAAGCCGGCTCACGACGGTCCGCCGCGCCGCGGTCAGACGTACGCGGGCACGGACCGGCAGGTGCGGGGCAAGCTGCTCGCCGTCCTGCGGGAGGCCGTGGACCCGGTGCCGCAGGCCGCGCTCGACGCGGTGTGGGACGAGCCGGTGCAGCGGGCCCGGGCGCTCGACGGCCTGGTCGCGGACGGTCTGGTCGAGCCGCTGGAGGGCGGCCGCTACCGGCTTCCGCTGGGCTGA
- the cseC gene encoding two-component system sensor histidine kinase CseC, whose product MKPFGKRIRRRRALRTGVRWKIAVAIAAVGALVAVTLSLVVHNAARVSMLDNARDVQMWRLVFAQRVYETSKPKEPRFGTKINDPALPPQLDQLMRDGRRGTYVQEHRSGPPDVWAAVPLANGDVLSLHVPFADRSATIMNDLDRALIIGSVSVVFGGCALGVLIGGQLSRRLRKAAAAAGRVAQGNTEVRVRDAIGGVVRDETDELARAVDALTDALGERIEAERRVTADIAHELRTPVTGLLTAAELLPPGRPTELVRDRAQAMRTLVEDVLEVARLDSASERAELQEIALGEFVERRVRALDPDAVVHVVHESWVNTDPRRLERILGNLLANAAKHGKGGKGGAGGTGGPVEVTVEGRVVRVRDHGPGFPEALLKEGPSRFRTGSSDRAGQGHGLGLTIATGQARVLGARLTFRNAAPEGTPDGAGGAIAVLWLPEHAPTTTGSFPILRLAD is encoded by the coding sequence ATGAAGCCGTTCGGGAAGCGGATCAGACGGAGGAGAGCCCTCCGGACCGGGGTCCGCTGGAAGATCGCGGTCGCCATCGCGGCGGTCGGCGCGCTCGTCGCGGTCACCCTCAGCCTGGTCGTCCACAACGCGGCCCGGGTCTCGATGCTCGACAACGCCCGCGATGTGCAGATGTGGCGGCTCGTCTTCGCCCAGCGGGTCTACGAGACCTCCAAGCCGAAGGAGCCGCGCTTCGGCACCAAGATCAACGACCCGGCGCTGCCGCCCCAGCTCGACCAGCTGATGCGCGACGGACGGCGCGGCACCTACGTACAGGAGCACCGCAGCGGCCCGCCGGACGTGTGGGCGGCCGTGCCGCTCGCCAACGGCGACGTGCTCTCGCTCCACGTGCCGTTCGCCGACCGCAGCGCCACGATCATGAACGACCTCGACCGGGCGCTGATCATCGGCTCGGTGTCCGTGGTCTTCGGCGGCTGCGCGCTCGGCGTGCTCATCGGCGGGCAGCTCTCGCGGCGGCTGCGCAAGGCCGCGGCGGCGGCCGGCCGGGTCGCCCAGGGCAACACCGAGGTACGGGTACGGGACGCCATCGGCGGCGTCGTGCGCGACGAGACCGACGAGCTGGCCCGGGCCGTCGACGCCCTCACCGATGCCCTGGGCGAGCGGATCGAGGCCGAGCGGCGGGTCACCGCCGACATCGCGCACGAGCTGCGCACCCCGGTGACCGGGCTGCTCACGGCCGCCGAGCTGCTGCCGCCGGGCCGCCCGACCGAGCTCGTACGGGACCGGGCGCAGGCCATGCGGACCCTGGTCGAGGACGTCCTGGAGGTGGCCCGGCTCGACAGCGCGTCGGAGCGGGCCGAGCTGCAGGAGATCGCGCTGGGCGAGTTCGTCGAGCGGCGGGTGCGGGCGCTCGACCCGGACGCGGTGGTCCATGTGGTCCACGAGTCCTGGGTCAACACCGATCCGCGCCGCCTGGAGCGCATCCTCGGCAATCTCCTCGCCAACGCCGCCAAGCACGGCAAGGGCGGCAAGGGAGGCGCGGGCGGTACCGGCGGGCCGGTGGAGGTCACCGTCGAGGGCCGGGTGGTCCGGGTCAGGGACCACGGGCCCGGTTTCCCCGAGGCGCTCCTCAAGGAGGGCCCGAGCCGTTTCCGTACGGGAAGCAGCGACCGCGCGGGCCAGGGCCACGGCCTGGGCCTGACCATCGCCACCGGCCAGGCCCGGGTCCTCGGCGCCCGCCTCACCTTCCGCAACGCCGCCCCGGAGGGGACCCCGGACGGCGCGGGCGGCGCCATCGCGGTGCTGTGGCTCCCGGAGCACGCGCCGACGACCACGGGGAGCTTCCCGATACTGCGGTTAGCCGACTGA
- a CDS encoding MDR family MFS transporter: MATTLTPEAAKGEAAPARSVRVVLLALMIAMLLAMLDNMIIGTAMPTIVGELGGLEHLSWVVTAYTLATAASTPIWGKLGDMFGRKSVFLTSIVIFLIGSALSGMAQDMGQLIGFRAVQGLGAGGLMVGVMAIIGDLIPPRDRGKYQGMMAGIMALAMIGGPLVGGTITDHWGWRWSFYINLPLGAVALAMLATVLHLPKKGRAAGTRIDFLGAALLTIGITAIVLVTTWGGTEYAWGSATIIGLAVGGVLALAAFLLVETRASDPIMPLHIFRSRNFTLMSVIGFLTGFVMFGAVLFLPLFQQSVQGASATNSGLLLLPMLLSMMVVSMIAGRVTTSSGKYKIFPIIGGAFMVVGLYLLSTMDTDTTRFVSGVYMAVLGAGMGFLMQITMLVAQNSVEMKDMGVASSSTTLFRTLGSSFGVAIMGALFNHQVQNEMAARGGGAATARSAQLDAASLAKLPDAVREAYQHAVSSGTHSAFLVGSIVAVLGFVLAFFVKEVALRGTGLPKADEAKTDDAEPAKATA, from the coding sequence ATGGCAACGACACTGACACCCGAGGCAGCCAAGGGGGAGGCCGCACCCGCGCGCAGCGTTCGCGTCGTCCTCCTCGCCCTCATGATCGCGATGCTGCTCGCGATGCTGGACAACATGATCATCGGCACCGCGATGCCGACCATCGTCGGCGAGCTCGGCGGCCTGGAGCACCTCTCCTGGGTCGTCACCGCCTACACCCTGGCCACCGCCGCGTCGACCCCGATCTGGGGCAAGCTCGGCGACATGTTCGGCCGCAAGAGCGTCTTCCTGACCTCGATCGTGATCTTCCTGATCGGCTCCGCGCTCAGCGGCATGGCGCAGGACATGGGCCAGCTCATCGGCTTCCGCGCCGTGCAGGGCCTGGGCGCCGGCGGACTGATGGTCGGCGTCATGGCGATCATCGGCGACCTGATCCCGCCCCGGGACCGCGGCAAGTACCAGGGCATGATGGCCGGCATCATGGCGCTCGCCATGATCGGCGGACCGCTGGTCGGCGGCACCATCACCGACCACTGGGGCTGGCGCTGGTCCTTCTACATCAACCTGCCGCTCGGCGCCGTCGCCCTCGCGATGCTCGCCACCGTGCTCCACCTGCCGAAGAAGGGGCGCGCGGCCGGCACCCGGATCGACTTCCTCGGCGCCGCGCTGCTGACGATCGGCATCACCGCGATCGTCCTGGTCACCACCTGGGGCGGCACCGAGTACGCCTGGGGCTCGGCCACCATCATCGGCCTCGCCGTCGGCGGCGTCCTGGCCCTCGCGGCCTTCCTCCTCGTCGAGACCCGCGCGAGCGACCCGATCATGCCGCTGCACATCTTCCGCAGCCGCAACTTCACCCTGATGTCCGTGATCGGCTTCCTCACTGGCTTCGTCATGTTCGGCGCGGTGCTCTTCCTGCCGCTGTTCCAGCAGTCCGTGCAGGGCGCCTCGGCGACCAACTCCGGTCTGCTGCTCCTGCCGATGCTGCTGTCGATGATGGTCGTCTCGATGATCGCCGGCCGGGTCACCACCAGCAGCGGCAAGTACAAGATCTTCCCGATCATCGGCGGCGCGTTCATGGTCGTCGGCCTGTACCTGCTGTCCACCATGGACACCGACACCACGCGGTTCGTCTCGGGCGTCTACATGGCCGTGCTCGGCGCCGGCATGGGCTTCCTGATGCAGATCACCATGCTCGTCGCGCAGAACAGCGTCGAGATGAAGGACATGGGCGTCGCCTCGTCCTCGACCACCCTCTTCCGGACCCTCGGCTCCTCCTTCGGTGTCGCGATCATGGGTGCGCTCTTCAACCACCAGGTCCAGAACGAGATGGCCGCCCGTGGCGGCGGCGCCGCGACCGCGCGCTCGGCGCAGCTCGACGCCGCGAGCCTGGCCAAGCTGCCGGATGCGGTCCGCGAGGCCTACCAGCACGCGGTCTCCTCCGGTACCCACTCGGCCTTCCTGGTCGGCTCGATCGTGGCCGTCCTCGGCTTCGTCCTCGCCTTCTTCGTGAAGGAGGTGGCGCTGCGCGGCACCGGCCTCCCGAAGGCGGACGAGGCCAAGACGGACGACGCCGAGCCCGCGAAGGCCACCGCCTGA
- a CDS encoding SigE family RNA polymerase sigma factor produces the protein MAHGETLGEVLDFEEYVRTRQDALLRSARRLVPDPVDAQDLLQTALVRTYGRWDGIADKSLADAYLRRVMINTRTEWWRARKLEEVPTEQLPDARVEDATEQHADRALLMDILKVLAPKQRSVVVLRHWEQMSTEETAAALGMSTGTVKSTLHRALARLRQELESRAAEGDARALGAGVLERGANTNKITTVRGDERKQERCAA, from the coding sequence ATGGCGCACGGCGAGACGCTCGGCGAGGTGCTCGACTTCGAGGAGTACGTACGTACGCGGCAGGACGCGCTGCTGCGCAGCGCCCGCCGGCTCGTGCCCGACCCGGTGGACGCCCAGGACCTGCTGCAGACCGCCCTGGTCCGTACGTACGGCCGCTGGGACGGCATCGCCGACAAGTCGCTGGCCGACGCGTACCTCCGCCGGGTCATGATCAACACCCGGACCGAGTGGTGGCGGGCCCGCAAGCTCGAAGAGGTGCCCACCGAGCAGCTGCCCGACGCACGCGTCGAGGACGCCACCGAGCAGCACGCCGACCGGGCCCTGCTCATGGACATCCTGAAGGTGCTCGCGCCCAAGCAGCGCAGCGTGGTCGTGCTGCGCCACTGGGAGCAGATGAGCACCGAGGAGACCGCCGCCGCGCTCGGCATGTCGACCGGTACGGTGAAGAGCACGCTCCACCGCGCCCTGGCCCGACTGCGCCAGGAGCTGGAGAGCCGGGCCGCCGAGGGCGACGCCCGGGCCCTGGGCGCCGGCGTCCTGGAGCGGGGCGCGAACACGAACAAGATCACGACCGTACGAGGCGACGAGCGGAAGCAGGAGCGGTGCGCGGCCTGA
- a CDS encoding phosphatase PAP2 family protein, with translation MDNLPQLSDGLYLDISEFAHTTPHWFQKIAEVWTELGLLLFGVLFVAGWWRSRRGSSDAMALALLAPLATAFGYVVSEGLKSLVDEERPCRAVAGAPVSLVACPQHGDWSFPSNHSAIAGAAAVALALSWRGMVWLTAPMALLMAFSRVFVGVHYPHDVTVGLLAGGAVAFVAVKAGRRPVLALVETARSSRSGAVVWCVGRGVRSHASARPVGARHGAR, from the coding sequence ATGGACAACCTCCCCCAGCTCTCCGACGGCCTGTATCTCGACATCAGCGAGTTCGCCCACACCACCCCGCACTGGTTCCAGAAGATCGCGGAGGTGTGGACCGAACTCGGGCTGCTGCTCTTCGGGGTGCTGTTCGTGGCCGGTTGGTGGCGCTCGCGCCGCGGCTCCTCCGACGCCATGGCCCTGGCGCTGCTCGCCCCGCTCGCGACCGCCTTCGGCTATGTGGTGAGCGAGGGTCTCAAGTCCCTGGTGGACGAGGAGCGTCCGTGCCGGGCGGTGGCCGGGGCGCCGGTCTCGCTCGTCGCGTGCCCGCAGCACGGCGACTGGTCCTTCCCGAGCAACCACTCGGCGATCGCCGGGGCCGCGGCCGTCGCGCTCGCGCTGTCCTGGCGCGGGATGGTGTGGCTGACCGCGCCGATGGCGCTCCTCATGGCGTTCTCCCGGGTGTTCGTCGGCGTGCACTACCCGCACGACGTCACGGTCGGCCTGCTGGCCGGCGGCGCGGTCGCGTTCGTGGCCGTGAAGGCGGGCCGGCGTCCGGTCCTCGCCCTGGTGGAGACGGCCAGGTCGAGCCGGAGCGGCGCGGTGGTGTGGTGCGTGGGGCGCGGGGTGCGCTCGCACGCCTCCGCGCGCCCCGTGGGTGCGCGCCACGGCGCGCGCTGA
- the disA gene encoding DNA integrity scanning diadenylate cyclase DisA, with protein sequence MRASLSAVAPGTALRDGLERILRGNTGGLIVLGMDKTVESMCTGGFVIDVDFAATRLRELCKLDGAIVLDKDISKILRAGVQLVPDASIPTEETGTRHRTADRVSKQCGFPVVSVSQSMRLIALYVNGERRVLEESGAILSRANQALATLERYKLRLDEVAGTLSALEIEDLVTVRDVTAVAQRLEMVRRIATEIAEYVVELGTDGRLLSLQLDELIAGVEPERELVIRDYVPEPTAKRSRTVPEALTELDALTHAELLELPIVARALGYSGSMETLDSAVSPRGYRLLAKVPRLPGAIIERLVEHFGGLQKLLAASVDDLQTVDGVGEARARSVREGLSRLAESSILERYV encoded by the coding sequence ATGCGTGCGTCGCTCAGCGCCGTCGCCCCCGGCACCGCCCTCCGCGACGGGCTCGAACGCATTCTCCGCGGCAACACCGGCGGTCTGATCGTGCTGGGCATGGACAAGACCGTCGAGTCGATGTGCACCGGCGGTTTCGTCATCGACGTCGACTTCGCGGCGACCCGGCTGCGCGAGCTGTGCAAGCTCGACGGGGCGATCGTCCTCGACAAGGACATCTCGAAGATCCTGCGGGCCGGCGTGCAGCTGGTGCCGGACGCGTCGATCCCCACCGAGGAGACCGGCACCCGGCACCGCACCGCCGACCGGGTCTCCAAGCAGTGCGGCTTCCCCGTCGTCTCGGTCTCCCAGTCGATGCGGCTGATCGCCCTGTACGTGAACGGCGAGCGCCGGGTCCTCGAGGAGTCGGGCGCGATCCTGTCCCGCGCGAACCAGGCGCTCGCGACCCTGGAGCGCTACAAGCTGCGCCTGGACGAGGTGGCCGGCACGCTCTCCGCCCTGGAGATCGAGGACCTGGTGACCGTCCGGGACGTGACCGCGGTCGCGCAGCGCCTGGAGATGGTGCGCCGGATCGCCACCGAGATCGCCGAGTACGTGGTGGAGCTCGGCACCGACGGCCGGCTGCTCTCTCTCCAGCTGGACGAGCTGATCGCGGGCGTGGAGCCGGAGCGCGAGCTGGTCATCCGCGACTACGTGCCGGAGCCCACCGCCAAGCGCTCCCGCACGGTCCCGGAGGCGCTGACCGAGCTGGACGCGCTGACCCACGCCGAGCTGCTCGAACTTCCGATAGTGGCCCGCGCCCTCGGCTACAGCGGCTCCATGGAGACCCTGGACTCGGCGGTCTCGCCGCGCGGCTACCGGCTGCTCGCCAAGGTGCCGCGGCTGCCCGGCGCGATCATCGAGCGGCTCGTGGAGCACTTCGGCGGCCTTCAGAAGCTGCTCGCGGCGAGCGTGGACGACCTGCAGACCGTGGACGGCGTCGGCGAGGCCCGGGCGCGCAGCGTCCGCGAGGGCCTGTCGCGGCTCGCGGAGTCCTCGATCCTGGAGCGGTACGTCTAG